Proteins found in one Oryza glaberrima chromosome 4, OglaRS2, whole genome shotgun sequence genomic segment:
- the LOC127769479 gene encoding uncharacterized protein LOC127769479 isoform X2, whose amino-acid sequence MATSPAYPPPGSGEGFSKPPATDPCSSGHWSDLPVDLLHRILHSLELPEALAVADVCKSWCCAAIAAGVPRSCTPWLMSWSDKPPHELEYDVLLNNCKWQCPMGCEFHDLVNGHKTYEVNLPQVAWVGASHGSLAAADNLSNLLLYNPFTFTTIPLPPITDLGCVEAVYDSEGSIVRYRLGKHKESDAKFLGVWFYQKLVLSCAPSLGGDYVAMIIHSSANRVSFASAIEGRWRLASTITQGSGDRYADCVYHKGRFYTLTMYGVLEMLDLDNPCEPRKEIFFTERNTENPLVFLRFLVSTPWGDLLQIKFSRRVHRTKRLELRLCKIEVENNRLVRLRSAVAAAALREHAIFVGQNHSVCLPIRDFPELRSSCVYFTTPCLCNDDHFPSRREGWKGVGIYDLQNQIFEDVFPSCERGYSTYLPISEVWITPSPGL is encoded by the exons ATGGCGACCTCTCCAGCTTATCCTCCCCCTGGATCCGGTGAGGGTTTCTCCAAACCGCCCGCTACAG ATCCTTGTTCAAGTGGCCATTGGTCAGACCTCCCAGTTGATCTCCTTCACCGCATCTTGCATAGCCTTGAGCTCCCAGAAGCCCTTGCTGTAGCCGATGTCTGCAAGTCATGGTGCTGTGCTGCCATAGCTGCAGGTGTTCCTCGTTCTTGCACACCATGGCTAATGTCCTGGTCTGACAAGCCTCCACATGAACTGGAATATGATGTCTTGCTCAACAATTGCAAATGGCAGTGCCCTATGGGATGTGAATTCCACGACCTTGTCAATGGCCACAAGACTTATGAGGTTAATTTGCCACAAGTGGCTTGGGTTGGTGCATCTCATGGTtcgcttgctgctgctgataaTCTCTCTAATCTTTTGCTTTACAACCCATTTACCTTTACCACAATCCCTCTTCCGCCGATCACTGATCTAGGGTGTGTGGAGGCAGTCTATGACAGTGAAGGAAGCATTGTGAGATATCGCCTTGGAAAGCACAAGGAAAGTGATGCAAAATTCCTTGGTGTCTGGTTCTACCAGAAGCTTGTGCTGTCATGTGCTCCTTCTCTAGGTGGTGACTATGTCGCGATGATCATCCACAGCTCTGCTAATCGGGTCTCGTTTGCAAGTGCAATAGAAGGTCGCTGGCGATTGGCTTCAACTATAACCCAAGGTAGCGGCGACCGATACGCTGATTGCGTCTACCACAAAGGCAGGTTCTACACCCTGACTATGTATGGTGTTCTTGAGATGTTGGATCTTGATAATCCATGTGAACCAAGAAAGGAGATTTTTTTCACCGAAAGGAACACGGAAAACCCTTTAGTTTTCCTCAGATTCCTAGTGTCAACACCATGGGGTGATCTTTTGCAAATAAAGTTTTCTCGACGTGTTCATCGTACTAAAAGACTTGAGCTACGGCTATGCAAGATTGAGGTTGAAAATAACAGATTGGTAAGATTAAGATCTGCGGTTGCAGCAGCAGCCCTTCGGGAGCATGCGATATTTGTTGGACAAAATCATTCGGTGTGTTTGCCCATCAGGGATTTTCCAGAGCTTAGGTCCAGCTGTGTCTACTTCACAACACCTTGCTTGTGTAACGATGATCATTTTCCTTCTAGGCGGGAAGGTTGGAAAGGTGTAGGGATTTACGACTTGCAAAATCAGATATTTGAGGATGTTTTCCCTTCTTGTGAGCGTGGGTATTCGACCTATCTCCCTATTTCTGAAGTTTGGATCACCCCCAGCCCCGGCCTTTGA
- the LOC127769479 gene encoding uncharacterized protein LOC127769479 isoform X1: MPPAHAAAATVAAATSEGNHLVDVSTTTTIPAPSTNGMATSPAYPPPGSGEGFSKPPATDPCSSGHWSDLPVDLLHRILHSLELPEALAVADVCKSWCCAAIAAGVPRSCTPWLMSWSDKPPHELEYDVLLNNCKWQCPMGCEFHDLVNGHKTYEVNLPQVAWVGASHGSLAAADNLSNLLLYNPFTFTTIPLPPITDLGCVEAVYDSEGSIVRYRLGKHKESDAKFLGVWFYQKLVLSCAPSLGGDYVAMIIHSSANRVSFASAIEGRWRLASTITQGSGDRYADCVYHKGRFYTLTMYGVLEMLDLDNPCEPRKEIFFTERNTENPLVFLRFLVSTPWGDLLQIKFSRRVHRTKRLELRLCKIEVENNRLVRLRSAVAAAALREHAIFVGQNHSVCLPIRDFPELRSSCVYFTTPCLCNDDHFPSRREGWKGVGIYDLQNQIFEDVFPSCERGYSTYLPISEVWITPSPGL; the protein is encoded by the exons ATGCCCCCGGCCCACGCAGCAGCAGCTACCGTGGCGGCTGCGACCAGCGAGGGCAACCACCTCGTCGACgtctcgacgacgacgaccattCCGGCGCCCTCCACG AACGGCATGGCGACCTCTCCAGCTTATCCTCCCCCTGGATCCGGTGAGGGTTTCTCCAAACCGCCCGCTACAG ATCCTTGTTCAAGTGGCCATTGGTCAGACCTCCCAGTTGATCTCCTTCACCGCATCTTGCATAGCCTTGAGCTCCCAGAAGCCCTTGCTGTAGCCGATGTCTGCAAGTCATGGTGCTGTGCTGCCATAGCTGCAGGTGTTCCTCGTTCTTGCACACCATGGCTAATGTCCTGGTCTGACAAGCCTCCACATGAACTGGAATATGATGTCTTGCTCAACAATTGCAAATGGCAGTGCCCTATGGGATGTGAATTCCACGACCTTGTCAATGGCCACAAGACTTATGAGGTTAATTTGCCACAAGTGGCTTGGGTTGGTGCATCTCATGGTtcgcttgctgctgctgataaTCTCTCTAATCTTTTGCTTTACAACCCATTTACCTTTACCACAATCCCTCTTCCGCCGATCACTGATCTAGGGTGTGTGGAGGCAGTCTATGACAGTGAAGGAAGCATTGTGAGATATCGCCTTGGAAAGCACAAGGAAAGTGATGCAAAATTCCTTGGTGTCTGGTTCTACCAGAAGCTTGTGCTGTCATGTGCTCCTTCTCTAGGTGGTGACTATGTCGCGATGATCATCCACAGCTCTGCTAATCGGGTCTCGTTTGCAAGTGCAATAGAAGGTCGCTGGCGATTGGCTTCAACTATAACCCAAGGTAGCGGCGACCGATACGCTGATTGCGTCTACCACAAAGGCAGGTTCTACACCCTGACTATGTATGGTGTTCTTGAGATGTTGGATCTTGATAATCCATGTGAACCAAGAAAGGAGATTTTTTTCACCGAAAGGAACACGGAAAACCCTTTAGTTTTCCTCAGATTCCTAGTGTCAACACCATGGGGTGATCTTTTGCAAATAAAGTTTTCTCGACGTGTTCATCGTACTAAAAGACTTGAGCTACGGCTATGCAAGATTGAGGTTGAAAATAACAGATTGGTAAGATTAAGATCTGCGGTTGCAGCAGCAGCCCTTCGGGAGCATGCGATATTTGTTGGACAAAATCATTCGGTGTGTTTGCCCATCAGGGATTTTCCAGAGCTTAGGTCCAGCTGTGTCTACTTCACAACACCTTGCTTGTGTAACGATGATCATTTTCCTTCTAGGCGGGAAGGTTGGAAAGGTGTAGGGATTTACGACTTGCAAAATCAGATATTTGAGGATGTTTTCCCTTCTTGTGAGCGTGGGTATTCGACCTATCTCCCTATTTCTGAAGTTTGGATCACCCCCAGCCCCGGCCTTTGA